One genomic segment of Desulfocapsa sulfexigens DSM 10523 includes these proteins:
- the fliN gene encoding flagellar motor switch protein FliN, producing the protein MAEENFQESSKPQPEEIKELLDEEGMESFPSSSSSDSHKTSSTVSGKEERGLEFLYDVPLQISVEVGRSKILLKDLLKMGEGYIIELDKLAGDPLDLYVNSRLIAKGEAVMVGDKFGIRLTDVVSAVDRIEQLG; encoded by the coding sequence ATGGCAGAAGAAAATTTTCAGGAAAGTTCAAAGCCACAGCCTGAAGAAATCAAAGAATTACTTGATGAGGAAGGGATGGAAAGCTTCCCTTCTTCGAGCAGCAGCGACTCACACAAGACATCCTCAACCGTTTCCGGGAAAGAGGAGCGTGGGCTTGAGTTTCTTTATGATGTACCATTACAGATTTCAGTTGAAGTCGGAAGAAGCAAGATACTGCTCAAAGATCTCCTTAAAATGGGTGAGGGGTACATCATCGAACTTGACAAGCTTGCAGGAGACCCGCTGGATCTTTATGTAAACTCCCGTCTCATTGCAAAAGGTGAGGCTGTAATGGTGGGAGACAAATTTGGTATTCGACTTACGGATGTCGTAAGCGCCGTTGATCGCATAGAGCAACTGGGCTAG
- the fliO gene encoding flagellar biosynthetic protein FliO, with protein sequence MIESSAPSMLSAGFRMMWGLLVVLGILLIIYGLMRKRLSFVHSNSHSKIRIIEIRHIMPKKSICLVEVRGQEFLLGLGNDNITLLSALKNDEHSFDSTLASVTEQHENLSS encoded by the coding sequence ATGATAGAAAGCAGCGCTCCATCAATGCTCTCTGCCGGATTCAGGATGATGTGGGGTTTGCTTGTTGTACTCGGTATACTTCTAATCATTTATGGTCTGATGAGAAAACGACTTTCCTTTGTCCACTCAAACAGTCACTCTAAAATCAGGATCATAGAAATCCGCCATATTATGCCCAAAAAGTCGATCTGCCTCGTTGAGGTGAGGGGCCAGGAATTTCTCCTCGGCCTTGGCAATGACAACATAACACTTCTTTCGGCCTTAAAGAATGATGAACATTCCTTCGACTCAACTCTTGCCTCTGTAACTGAACAGCATGAAAACCTCTCTTCATAA
- the fliP gene encoding flagellar type III secretion system pore protein FliP (The bacterial flagellar biogenesis protein FliP forms a type III secretion system (T3SS)-type pore required for flagellar assembly.) encodes MKTSLHNRIFSSLALALAAFLSVLVLFPAFSHAVSMPTISFGVENATNPEQVSTGLQVLFLLTILSIAPAILLMTTCFTRIVIVLGFVRQAMGTQNMPPTQIIIGLALFLSFFIMAPTLNKINEEALQPYLNEEINQNDALSKAVEPMRDFMFSQVKESDLSMLSDITMNNEPFDKNDIPTMTLIPAFMLSELKRSFQMGFMIYVPFLVIDMIVASILMSMGMMMLPPVIISMPFKLLLFVLVDGWALIVGSLLKSFQG; translated from the coding sequence ATGAAAACCTCTCTTCATAACAGAATTTTCAGCAGCCTGGCTCTCGCCCTAGCTGCTTTTCTTTCAGTTCTCGTTCTTTTTCCTGCTTTTAGCCATGCCGTGAGTATGCCAACCATCAGTTTTGGAGTGGAAAATGCTACTAACCCTGAACAGGTTTCCACGGGACTGCAGGTTCTGTTTCTTCTTACCATTCTCTCAATTGCCCCGGCGATTCTTCTCATGACCACCTGTTTTACCCGTATTGTCATCGTTCTCGGCTTTGTCCGTCAGGCAATGGGAACCCAAAACATGCCTCCAACCCAGATCATTATTGGACTTGCCCTTTTCTTAAGTTTTTTCATTATGGCCCCCACCTTAAACAAGATAAACGAAGAGGCTCTGCAACCCTATCTCAATGAGGAAATCAACCAAAATGATGCACTGAGCAAAGCTGTAGAACCCATGCGTGATTTCATGTTTTCCCAGGTTAAGGAATCGGATCTCAGTATGCTGTCTGACATCACCATGAATAACGAACCATTTGACAAAAATGATATCCCCACGATGACTCTTATTCCCGCTTTTATGCTCTCGGAGCTTAAGCGTTCATTTCAAATGGGGTTTATGATCTATGTCCCTTTTCTGGTAATAGATATGATCGTGGCATCCATTCTCATGTCCATGGGTATGATGATGCTTCCTCCGGTAATTATCTCCATGCCCTTCAAACTTCTTCTCTTTGTCTTAGTAGATGGCTGGGCCTTGATTGTCGGTTCACTCCTTAAAAGTTTTCAGGGCTGA
- the fliQ gene encoding flagellar biosynthesis protein FliQ, whose translation MTDEFVVDICRKAIQTALMISGPMLLAGMIIGLIVSIFQATTQINEQTLTFIPKIIAVFITLLLMTPWMIHTMTSFATAIFTTIATF comes from the coding sequence ATGACAGACGAATTTGTTGTAGATATCTGCAGAAAAGCGATCCAGACTGCTCTTATGATTTCCGGTCCGATGCTCCTAGCCGGAATGATTATAGGACTCATCGTATCAATTTTTCAGGCAACAACACAAATAAACGAACAAACTCTGACCTTTATCCCAAAAATTATCGCTGTTTTTATTACGCTCCTTCTCATGACCCCCTGGATGATTCACACGATGACATCCTTTGCAACAGCAATTTTCACAACCATAGCGACCTTTTAA
- the fliR gene encoding flagellar biosynthetic protein FliR, with protein sequence MDFQLIPIQEFQIFLVCLSRVAGFVGAIPILLATQTPAQLKAALVFMIALVLFPVMEPSIPPLSFQPGTFLLLMVSEVLLGSMIGLVALMIFTAVEYGGTVIGYQMGFAAANIFDPSAERQLALISQFQNVFAILIFLAIDGHHVFLQVAAESYRILPPGVFNISGEAIPYLITLSSRIFLLGIQFSAPVLTVLLLSGLILGILARVFPQLNVFLLSFPLNIGISFTVIGLTLPLVTILLRREFDNLGERFFTVLQLLN encoded by the coding sequence GTGGATTTTCAGCTGATCCCTATACAAGAATTCCAGATATTTCTTGTCTGTCTTTCCCGGGTTGCTGGCTTTGTCGGAGCTATTCCTATTCTTCTCGCTACTCAAACGCCTGCACAGCTAAAGGCAGCCCTGGTTTTTATGATTGCTCTTGTGCTCTTTCCCGTAATGGAACCTTCCATTCCTCCCCTTTCTTTTCAACCAGGAACATTCCTTCTGCTCATGGTATCAGAAGTATTACTTGGCTCCATGATAGGGCTGGTTGCACTAATGATTTTCACAGCGGTCGAATATGGTGGAACGGTAATTGGATATCAAATGGGTTTTGCAGCAGCCAATATATTTGATCCCTCAGCCGAACGGCAACTAGCCCTTATTTCACAATTTCAGAATGTTTTTGCCATTCTTATATTCCTCGCCATTGACGGACACCATGTGTTTCTACAGGTGGCCGCTGAGTCGTACAGAATACTCCCTCCTGGCGTCTTTAATATTTCAGGTGAAGCCATCCCGTACCTGATCACCTTGTCATCCAGAATTTTCCTGTTGGGCATTCAGTTCAGTGCACCCGTACTGACCGTACTCCTTCTCTCCGGTTTAATTCTCGGTATTCTTGCCCGGGTATTCCCTCAACTCAACGTATTTCTCCTCTCATTTCCTCTGAACATAGGCATCTCATTTACAGTCATTGGTTTGACACTGCCATTGGTAACCATCCTGTTAAGACGAGAATTTGACAATCTTGGGGAGCGATTCTTCACTGTCCTGCAACTGCTAAACTAG
- the flhB gene encoding flagellar biosynthesis protein FlhB, which translates to MAEESSSGGEKTEAPSSKRRTDFRKKGQVAQSKEVQTAALFTLVLLFWIFYMPSFWSSMSELLATLWRNLSVFDGSSSGITSLAIFLVKNMAVLLAPLFVLVMIIGVFSSLFQIGWLFTTQPLAPDFSKLDPIKGFGRMFSMKSLVDLVKSILKIILIAWVAYSTVLNNFEEALILVDTSVTEAILYLGRTATLILAKVCAILILIAAIDFLYTRYEMEEKMKMTKQEVKEEYKEMEGDPYIKSQIRRIQQEMARKRMMAEVPDADVVVTNPTHFAVAIKYDSLSMDSPVVIAKGADHVAMRIREIARENNVPLIENPPVARLLHNIDLGAAIPEELFKAVAEILAHVYSLKK; encoded by the coding sequence ATGGCCGAAGAATCCTCCAGTGGTGGAGAAAAAACAGAAGCTCCGTCGAGTAAACGTAGAACTGATTTTAGAAAAAAAGGTCAGGTAGCTCAAAGTAAAGAGGTGCAGACAGCCGCTCTTTTCACATTAGTCCTCCTTTTCTGGATTTTCTATATGCCCAGCTTCTGGAGCAGCATGTCAGAGCTCCTCGCAACGCTCTGGAGGAATTTATCGGTTTTTGACGGATCATCCAGCGGCATTACCAGCCTGGCAATCTTCCTTGTTAAGAATATGGCAGTCCTTCTCGCACCTCTCTTTGTTCTTGTCATGATCATTGGTGTTTTCTCCAGTTTATTTCAAATAGGATGGCTCTTTACCACCCAACCGCTGGCACCAGACTTTAGCAAACTCGATCCTATAAAAGGTTTTGGACGGATGTTCTCCATGAAAAGCCTTGTCGATCTGGTCAAATCCATCCTTAAAATTATATTGATCGCCTGGGTAGCCTACTCAACTGTCCTAAACAACTTTGAAGAGGCATTAATCCTTGTTGATACCAGTGTCACCGAAGCTATCCTCTATCTTGGACGGACTGCAACCCTTATCCTGGCGAAGGTGTGTGCTATTCTGATACTTATTGCAGCCATTGACTTTCTTTACACACGTTACGAGATGGAAGAAAAAATGAAAATGACCAAACAGGAAGTAAAAGAAGAATACAAAGAGATGGAAGGTGACCCCTATATCAAGAGTCAAATCAGGCGGATCCAACAGGAGATGGCTCGGAAACGAATGATGGCTGAAGTTCCCGATGCCGACGTCGTTGTCACCAACCCTACTCACTTTGCCGTTGCCATAAAATATGACTCCCTTTCCATGGATTCCCCTGTTGTAATTGCCAAGGGGGCCGACCATGTCGCCATGCGGATCCGAGAGATAGCTCGAGAAAACAATGTCCCTCTGATAGAAAACCCACCTGTGGCTCGATTATTGCATAATATTGACCTAGGGGCTGCTATTCCTGAAGAGCTTTTCAAGGCCGTAGCTGAAATCCTCGCACATGTGTACTCATTAAAAAAATAG
- the flhA gene encoding flagellar biosynthesis protein FlhA, with protein MELTGQGSILNRLNVRALLQRADIMAAFGLVGILMIMIIPLPSLLLDLFLSMNITVALLILIISLFTVKAIDFSIFPAVLLATTLFRLSLNVASTRLILLQGHEGPSAAGSVIQSFGQFVVGGNYVVGLVIFIILVLINFMVITKGAGRVAEVAARFTLDAMPGKQMAIDADLNAGLIDENEARQRREEISNEASFHGSMDGASKFVKGDAIAGIIITLINIGAGFIIGVLQKGMPMAEAAANYTILTVGDGLVGQIPALIISTAAGLLVTRSSGDTDFGSDLKVQFSRYAVAFWVVSVLLMILAITPGLPFIPFLLLSLALGYTAYQLDKVKRIEETQLTDETIQEPSVKKEENYEELLNVDLLQLEVGYGLIPFVDASQDGELLTRIQSIRRQFAMNNGFIVPPVHIKDNLQLSPNQYTLSLKGVEVAQSEMLPGHFMAMDPGMVTEKIKGVPTQEPAFGLPAIWITEDKKERAQIAGYTVVDCTTVMATHISEIIKQHAHELIGRQEVQNLIDNLGKTYPKLIEELIPSVLSLGTIMRILQNLLSEGVSIRDLRTILESMADWAPVTKDTDILTEYVRHALARSISQDIAINNVIPLISLSKRVEDEIAQSVQHKETGSYLAIDPAKAQLILDSIGQAIPLFEGGQRPTLLAAPQIRPHVRKLTERYFPQLVVISHNEILPNIKIRSIGSVTLDAS; from the coding sequence ATGGAACTAACAGGTCAGGGAAGCATATTAAACAGATTGAACGTGAGGGCTCTTCTTCAGCGTGCAGATATCATGGCCGCTTTTGGGCTGGTTGGTATCCTGATGATTATGATCATCCCTCTACCTTCACTGCTGCTCGATCTGTTTCTCTCAATGAACATAACCGTTGCCCTGCTTATTCTGATTATCAGTCTTTTCACGGTTAAGGCTATTGATTTTTCAATCTTTCCTGCAGTTCTCCTTGCAACCACTCTCTTCAGGCTCTCTCTTAATGTCGCCTCCACCCGTTTAATTCTTTTACAGGGTCACGAAGGACCGTCTGCCGCAGGATCTGTTATTCAATCCTTCGGGCAATTTGTAGTTGGAGGCAATTACGTTGTCGGCCTGGTTATCTTTATCATACTGGTACTTATCAACTTTATGGTTATCACCAAGGGTGCTGGACGAGTAGCTGAAGTTGCCGCCCGTTTCACCCTGGATGCCATGCCAGGTAAACAGATGGCCATTGATGCAGACCTTAATGCAGGCCTTATTGATGAAAACGAAGCACGTCAGCGCAGGGAAGAAATCAGCAATGAAGCCAGTTTCCATGGCTCCATGGATGGTGCTTCCAAGTTTGTTAAAGGGGATGCCATTGCCGGTATCATCATAACCCTTATTAATATTGGTGCTGGCTTTATCATTGGTGTTCTGCAAAAAGGGATGCCCATGGCTGAGGCTGCTGCCAATTATACCATCCTCACCGTTGGTGATGGACTCGTAGGGCAAATTCCTGCACTTATCATTTCAACTGCCGCTGGTCTTCTAGTTACACGCTCATCCGGAGACACCGATTTCGGTTCAGACTTAAAAGTTCAATTCAGCAGATACGCTGTTGCTTTCTGGGTTGTCTCAGTTCTCCTTATGATTTTGGCGATTACTCCTGGGCTTCCCTTTATACCTTTTCTCCTTCTTTCCCTGGCACTTGGGTACACTGCGTATCAACTTGACAAGGTCAAGCGAATTGAAGAGACACAGTTGACAGATGAAACCATTCAGGAACCTTCTGTTAAAAAAGAAGAAAACTATGAAGAGCTTCTTAATGTTGACCTGCTTCAACTTGAAGTTGGCTACGGTCTTATTCCATTTGTGGACGCCTCACAGGATGGAGAACTCCTTACCCGCATCCAATCCATCCGTCGCCAGTTTGCCATGAACAATGGTTTTATTGTTCCGCCAGTCCACATTAAAGACAACCTGCAACTTTCTCCCAACCAATATACCCTTTCGCTAAAAGGCGTTGAAGTTGCTCAGTCCGAAATGCTCCCTGGCCACTTCATGGCCATGGATCCAGGCATGGTAACGGAAAAAATCAAGGGTGTCCCCACTCAAGAACCTGCTTTTGGACTCCCTGCCATCTGGATAACAGAAGACAAAAAAGAAAGGGCCCAGATTGCAGGTTATACAGTTGTTGACTGTACAACTGTCATGGCCACCCATATTTCCGAAATCATCAAACAACATGCCCATGAGCTGATAGGCAGGCAGGAGGTTCAGAACCTCATCGACAACCTTGGCAAAACCTATCCGAAATTAATTGAAGAGCTGATTCCATCTGTCCTTTCCCTTGGAACCATAATGAGAATCCTCCAGAATCTTCTCTCTGAAGGTGTTTCCATTCGTGACCTGCGGACCATTCTTGAATCCATGGCAGACTGGGCTCCCGTCACTAAAGACACAGACATTCTCACCGAATATGTACGCCATGCCCTTGCAAGAAGCATCAGTCAGGATATCGCAATAAATAATGTAATTCCTCTTATTTCTCTCAGTAAACGAGTCGAAGACGAAATTGCACAATCGGTGCAGCACAAGGAAACCGGCAGTTACCTTGCCATTGATCCTGCAAAAGCGCAGCTGATCCTGGATTCCATTGGCCAGGCCATTCCACTTTTTGAAGGTGGTCAACGACCAACCCTTCTTGCTGCCCCACAGATACGTCCCCATGTACGAAAACTTACCGAACGATATTTTCCGCAGCTGGTTGTCATCTCACACAATGAGATACTTCCAAATATTAAAATCAGATCAATTGGCAGCGTGACCCTGGATGCAAGTTAA
- the flhF gene encoding flagellar biosynthesis protein FlhF, translating into MQVKVFESKDMATGLRMVKAELGPDALILSTKTIRSGKLGLLGKSHFEITAAIDSSWPHKGGKSLPVEDESHRDTLDSEREMLLSSHREHMTEDGLTYNSSSRLNGSSLSRESVSPVKKKEFIPEEQSPLQEEVNELKAMIKNLGQEMLRINRHQGGSTTGNDFKNSGTEDVPLHSLHQRLLDYGISEETAQTISSFAKESLTLDEISDPFKQQQFVATTINDLLRVRPDIFQENRRQHRIALVGPTGVGKTTTLAKIAASFLSNHSGSIGFITVDTYRIAAVEQLKVYGDIMNIPVEVVLNPEQLENALLKFRDKDLVLIDTAGRSPQDSFCIDELVSFFRPDFSIEKHLVLSATTRENELFNTFQRFSVLGIDHAIITKIDECTSLGLLLDIQIREQIPYSYITNGQRVPEDIIEADREVLTQLIMSPGKGLPYE; encoded by the coding sequence ATGCAAGTTAAAGTATTCGAATCTAAAGACATGGCAACTGGCCTGCGAATGGTTAAGGCAGAACTTGGTCCTGATGCCCTTATCCTGTCCACTAAGACTATTCGTTCAGGAAAACTTGGGCTTCTAGGGAAAAGTCATTTTGAAATCACTGCCGCCATTGACAGTTCATGGCCCCACAAAGGTGGGAAATCCTTACCAGTTGAAGACGAGTCTCACAGGGATACTCTTGACTCTGAGCGCGAGATGCTCCTTTCTTCTCACCGAGAGCATATGACAGAGGACGGTCTTACCTATAACTCTTCTTCACGTCTGAACGGATCTTCTCTATCAAGGGAGTCAGTATCTCCTGTAAAAAAGAAAGAATTTATTCCAGAAGAGCAATCGCCTTTGCAGGAAGAAGTCAATGAACTGAAGGCCATGATCAAGAATCTCGGCCAGGAAATGCTCAGAATAAACCGTCACCAGGGTGGATCAACAACAGGTAATGACTTCAAAAATTCTGGAACTGAGGACGTACCACTCCACTCCCTGCACCAGCGCCTTCTCGATTATGGTATCAGTGAAGAGACTGCTCAAACCATATCAAGTTTTGCCAAGGAGTCACTGACACTGGATGAAATTTCAGATCCTTTCAAACAGCAGCAATTCGTCGCGACAACGATCAACGATCTCCTCCGGGTTCGTCCAGACATATTCCAGGAAAACAGACGACAGCATCGGATTGCTTTGGTGGGCCCTACCGGTGTTGGTAAAACAACTACACTTGCCAAAATTGCCGCAAGTTTCCTTAGCAATCACTCTGGGAGTATCGGATTTATAACCGTAGACACATACAGAATTGCCGCCGTTGAGCAGCTAAAAGTGTATGGCGATATAATGAATATCCCTGTTGAAGTTGTCCTTAACCCGGAACAACTGGAAAATGCACTGCTTAAATTTCGGGACAAAGATCTTGTCCTCATTGATACAGCGGGAAGAAGTCCGCAGGACAGTTTCTGTATCGACGAGCTTGTTTCCTTTTTCCGTCCGGATTTTTCCATTGAGAAGCACCTTGTTCTTTCCGCCACCACTCGTGAAAATGAACTTTTTAATACTTTTCAGCGTTTCTCGGTTCTCGGAATTGACCATGCAATTATCACCAAAATTGATGAATGCACAAGCCTTGGCCTCCTGCTTGACATTCAAATCCGGGAACAGATCCCCTACTCCTACATCACCAATGGCCAAAGAGTCCCGGAAGATATAATAGAAGCAGACAGAGAAGTTTTGACTCAGCTGATTATGTCCCCCGGCAAAGGATTACCCTATGAATAA
- a CDS encoding MinD/ParA family protein: MNNSRSAVQDQADTLRGMERLSDSAMTSEQTGTATRVYAITSGKGGVGKTAVVANTATAMAKLGKKVLILDADLGLANIDVVFGLAPKYNLNHFFSGDHSLSSIMVDGPHGIKILPAGSGVQNFTRLDSSQKLKLLDGLDQMHNEFDFVLIDTEAGISENVTYFNTAAQEILVVTTPDPTAITDAYALMKLLSTQYHEKRFNLVVNQIQHENEALDVYRKLTMVSNRYLDISIDFLGSIPSDRQMTDAIRKQRVIVDLYPSSKISTAFVNLARTICSEQPISTPKGGVQFFWKRLLDISGRG, translated from the coding sequence ATGAATAATTCACGTTCTGCTGTGCAGGATCAAGCCGATACTCTAAGAGGAATGGAACGTCTCAGCGATTCGGCCATGACATCTGAACAAACCGGCACAGCTACCAGAGTATATGCAATTACCAGCGGTAAAGGCGGTGTCGGTAAAACCGCCGTTGTCGCAAATACTGCAACGGCAATGGCAAAGCTTGGCAAAAAGGTTCTCATACTCGATGCGGATCTTGGCCTCGCCAATATAGACGTAGTCTTTGGGCTGGCCCCAAAATACAACCTCAATCATTTTTTCTCAGGCGATCATAGTCTCAGCTCGATAATGGTGGACGGACCTCATGGAATAAAAATTCTCCCTGCAGGATCTGGTGTTCAAAATTTCACCAGACTTGATTCCAGTCAAAAGCTTAAGCTGCTCGACGGTCTGGATCAAATGCACAACGAGTTTGATTTCGTTCTCATAGACACAGAAGCTGGTATTTCTGAAAATGTCACCTATTTCAATACTGCCGCTCAGGAGATACTGGTCGTTACCACACCTGACCCTACAGCCATAACCGACGCCTATGCGCTAATGAAGCTTCTTTCAACGCAGTACCACGAAAAGCGCTTCAATCTTGTGGTCAATCAGATTCAGCACGAAAATGAAGCACTTGATGTATACCGGAAACTCACGATGGTATCTAATCGCTATCTAGACATATCTATTGATTTTCTTGGTTCCATTCCCTCCGACCGTCAAATGACAGACGCTATCCGCAAACAACGCGTCATCGTCGATCTTTATCCATCCTCTAAAATATCCACTGCATTTGTCAATCTTGCCCGAACCATCTGTTCAGAACAACCGATATCCACTCCCAAGGGCGGTGTTCAGTTCTTCTGGAAAAGATTGCTGGATATTAGTGGCAGGGGGTAA
- a CDS encoding FliA/WhiG family RNA polymerase sigma factor has translation MVYTPHKLPEDRTTLITDHLTLVDIIAGRMVTQVPSFMNRDDIKSAGMMGLIDAANKFQPEKNILFKTFAEYRIRGAILDEMRKLDWFSRSLREKQSSINRCMIELERELGRSPEEHEMANKLEISLEEYQNLLGQVSHLGCVSLNETLDHSDTGRSFQDALIDTRKGSSPVSILEQHELTHIIAEILEQLSEKERLVVSLYYYEELTQKEIAEVLEVSEGRVSQLHSQALIKLKTKAQNAIH, from the coding sequence ATGGTTTACACTCCTCATAAGCTTCCTGAAGACAGGACAACCCTGATAACTGATCACCTTACCCTTGTTGACATCATCGCAGGACGAATGGTTACCCAGGTCCCTTCTTTTATGAATCGTGATGACATTAAGAGTGCGGGAATGATGGGACTTATCGATGCTGCAAATAAATTTCAGCCGGAAAAGAATATACTTTTCAAAACATTCGCCGAATATCGCATTCGTGGGGCAATCCTTGATGAAATGCGAAAACTTGACTGGTTCTCACGCTCTCTTCGAGAAAAACAATCCAGTATCAACAGATGCATGATAGAACTTGAAAGAGAACTCGGCCGCTCCCCCGAGGAGCATGAAATGGCAAATAAACTTGAAATAAGCCTTGAAGAATATCAGAACCTGCTCGGCCAGGTCAGTCATCTCGGTTGTGTCAGTCTCAATGAAACTCTGGATCATTCCGATACAGGAAGATCATTCCAGGATGCCCTGATCGATACCCGTAAAGGCTCCTCCCCCGTCAGTATCCTTGAACAGCATGAATTAACACATATCATTGCCGAAATACTTGAACAACTTTCGGAAAAAGAGCGTCTGGTTGTTTCACTCTACTACTACGAGGAACTCACTCAAAAAGAGATTGCTGAAGTCCTGGAAGTCTCCGAGGGGCGTGTCTCTCAGCTGCACAGCCAGGCCCTCATCAAATTGAAGACTAAGGCCCAGAATGCCATTCATTAG
- the flgF gene encoding flagellar basal-body rod protein FlgF, with amino-acid sequence MVSGKYSALAGAISREQRLANIATNLANVNTVGYKKSRMSFESLLRGEQQTSAAKGINFSRVRENFTEFTEGPIKNTTNPLDIAIHQDGFFKVQSKEGFRYTRRGDFHVDQDGTLMTGNNMPVLDDGNAPISIPGNDTSKISVNSIGEISVLSIDGTRELVGKIAVYTMNENNSLKRESDTLFSLETGGQEVLNETPLLNVGSLEVSNVNMTEEMALMIESTRTFESYQKVIKAYSTLGQKQDELGTVG; translated from the coding sequence ATGGTCTCAGGAAAATACAGTGCCCTTGCAGGAGCCATCTCGCGCGAACAGCGATTGGCAAACATTGCCACCAATCTCGCGAATGTAAATACCGTTGGCTACAAAAAATCACGGATGAGTTTCGAATCCCTTCTTAGAGGTGAACAGCAGACCAGTGCGGCCAAAGGGATCAACTTCAGTCGTGTCCGTGAAAACTTCACAGAATTCACAGAAGGTCCGATCAAGAATACTACCAACCCATTGGACATAGCCATTCATCAGGATGGTTTTTTTAAAGTCCAGAGTAAAGAAGGTTTCAGATACACAAGAAGAGGTGATTTTCATGTTGATCAGGATGGTACCCTGATGACTGGAAATAACATGCCAGTGCTCGACGACGGAAATGCCCCTATCTCTATTCCAGGCAATGATACTTCAAAAATATCGGTCAATAGCATTGGGGAGATATCTGTACTTTCAATCGACGGAACGCGTGAATTGGTTGGGAAGATAGCTGTTTACACAATGAATGAAAACAACTCTCTAAAAAGAGAATCTGACACTCTGTTCTCACTGGAAACGGGTGGCCAGGAAGTCCTCAACGAAACCCCACTTCTCAATGTTGGTAGTCTTGAGGTATCTAATGTGAACATGACCGAAGAAATGGCTTTAATGATCGAGAGCACAAGAACATTTGAAAGTTATCAGAAGGTTATAAAGGCCTATTCTACACTGGGTCAGAAACAAGACGAACTTGGAACCGTCGGCTAG
- the flgG gene encoding flagellar basal-body rod protein FlgG, with translation MIRSLWTGTTGMNAQQLNLDVIANNLANVSTTGFKKSRADFQDLMYQILRVPGSQTSADTESPSGIQVGLGVRPAAVQKLFTQGDLIQTGNELDVAIEGAGFYQVELPNGETAYTRAGAFKRDGDGRMTTSDGYPISPGITIPDGSRQITISETGIVSALIGDETTSTEIGNIETVAFTNDGGLLAVGKNLFRDTEASGTAQTGTPGDDGYGLLLQTFLEGSNVNIVEEMASMITTQRAYEINSKTIQTSDEMMQTTNQMV, from the coding sequence ATGATACGATCACTCTGGACCGGCACCACCGGCATGAACGCTCAGCAGCTGAATCTTGACGTTATCGCCAACAATCTCGCCAATGTTTCAACCACAGGATTCAAAAAGAGCCGAGCTGATTTTCAGGACCTTATGTATCAAATACTGAGGGTCCCAGGATCCCAGACCTCTGCAGACACCGAATCTCCATCCGGAATACAGGTGGGTCTCGGCGTTCGCCCTGCAGCTGTTCAAAAGCTCTTCACTCAAGGGGACCTTATCCAGACCGGTAACGAACTCGATGTCGCTATTGAAGGGGCTGGATTCTACCAGGTCGAACTTCCCAATGGTGAAACTGCCTATACAAGGGCTGGGGCATTCAAACGCGATGGTGATGGCCGAATGACCACCTCTGACGGCTACCCCATATCTCCTGGAATCACAATTCCCGACGGCTCACGTCAGATCACCATCAGTGAGACGGGTATCGTCAGTGCTCTCATAGGTGACGAAACCACCAGCACCGAGATTGGCAACATTGAAACCGTTGCGTTCACTAATGATGGCGGCCTGCTCGCTGTCGGGAAAAACCTTTTCAGGGACACCGAGGCTTCGGGAACAGCCCAGACAGGAACCCCTGGTGATGATGGCTACGGTCTTCTGCTGCAAACATTTCTCGAAGGTTCAAATGTGAATATTGTTGAAGAAATGGCCTCCATGATTACCACCCAGCGTGCCTATGAAATCAACTCCAAAACCATCCAGACCTCGGATGAAATGATGCAGACTACCAACCAGATGGTATAA